Proteins from a genomic interval of Coregonus clupeaformis isolate EN_2021a chromosome 4, ASM2061545v1, whole genome shotgun sequence:
- the LOC121548857 gene encoding G1/S-specific cyclin-D2 isoform X1, protein MELLCFEDKVVRAQIDPNILYDDRVLQSLLTIEDRFLPQCSYFKCVQKDIQPQMRRMVAGWMHEVCEEEKTEEDVFPLAINYLDRFLAVVPTRKSYLQLLGAVCMFLATKLKESRPLTAEKLCMYTDNSITPRELLEWELVVLGKLKWNMAAVIPNDFVDHIIGRLPLPKEKLSVVRKHTQTFIALCATDFSFAMNPPSMIASGSVGAAVCGLQLDKSDQALSRDRLTDLLAKITNTEVDCLKGCQEQIERVLASSLQQEQQQQRQEAQGRPGSKTIEQQDQSRTPTDVSSTPTDVRDVNL, encoded by the exons ATGGAACTTCTTTGCTTCGAGGACAAAGTCGTGAGAGCCCAAATTGACCCCAACATTCTCTATGACGACAGAGTATTGCAAAGTCTGCTAACCATTGAAGACAGGTTTCTACCGCAATGTTCGTATTTTAAATGTGTCCAGAAGGACATTCAGCCACAAATGAGGCGAATGGTTGCAGGATGGATGCACGAG GTTTGTGAAGAGGAGAAGACTGAGGAAGACGTTTTCCCCTTGGCTATTAATTATTTGGACAGATTTTTAGCGGTGGTGCCCACTAGAAAGTCTTATTTGCAACTTCTAGGAGCTGTATGCATGTTCCTTGCAACAAAGTTAAAGGAGAGTCGTCCATTAACTGCAGAAAAGCTGTGCATGTACACAGACAACTCCATCACACCAAGGGAGCTGCTG GAGTGGGAGTTGGTGGTCCTAGGGAAGTTGAAGTGGAACATGGCGGCAGTCATCCCAAACGACTTTGTGGATCACATCATAGGCAGACTGCCCCTGCCCAAAGAGAAGCTATCTGTGGTCCGCAAGCACACACAGACATTCATCGCCCTGTGTGCCACAG ATTTCAGCTTCGCCATGAACCCCCCCTCCATGATCGCTTCGGGCAGCGTGGGGGCGGCAGTCTGCGGCCTGCAGCTGGACAAATCAGACCAGGCCCTGAGTCGAGACCGTTTGACTGACCTGCTGGCTAAGATCACCAACACAGAGGTG gaCTGTCTGAAGGGGTGTCAGGAGCAGATAGAGCGGGTGTTGGCCAGTAGCCTGCAGCAGGAGCAACAGCAGCAGAGGCAGGAGGCCCAAGGCAGGCCGGGCAGCAAGACCATAGAGCAGCAAGACCAGTCCAGAACCCCAACAGACGTATCCAGCACCCCAACAGACGTACGCGACGTCAACCTATGA
- the LOC121548857 gene encoding G1/S-specific cyclin-D2 isoform X2, with product MELLCFEDKVVRAQIDPNILYDDRVLQSLLTIEDRFLPQCSYFKCVQKDIQPQMRRMVAGWMHEVCEEEKTEEDVFPLAINYLDRFLAVVPTRKSYLQLLGAVCMFLATKLKESRPLTAEKLCMYTDNSITPRELLEWELVVLGKLKWNMAAVIPNDFVDHIIGRLPLPKEKLSVVRKHTQTFIALCATDFSFAMNPPSMIASGSVGAAVCGLQLDKSDQALSRDRLTDLLAKITNTEVAGGSWSTPGL from the exons ATGGAACTTCTTTGCTTCGAGGACAAAGTCGTGAGAGCCCAAATTGACCCCAACATTCTCTATGACGACAGAGTATTGCAAAGTCTGCTAACCATTGAAGACAGGTTTCTACCGCAATGTTCGTATTTTAAATGTGTCCAGAAGGACATTCAGCCACAAATGAGGCGAATGGTTGCAGGATGGATGCACGAG GTTTGTGAAGAGGAGAAGACTGAGGAAGACGTTTTCCCCTTGGCTATTAATTATTTGGACAGATTTTTAGCGGTGGTGCCCACTAGAAAGTCTTATTTGCAACTTCTAGGAGCTGTATGCATGTTCCTTGCAACAAAGTTAAAGGAGAGTCGTCCATTAACTGCAGAAAAGCTGTGCATGTACACAGACAACTCCATCACACCAAGGGAGCTGCTG GAGTGGGAGTTGGTGGTCCTAGGGAAGTTGAAGTGGAACATGGCGGCAGTCATCCCAAACGACTTTGTGGATCACATCATAGGCAGACTGCCCCTGCCCAAAGAGAAGCTATCTGTGGTCCGCAAGCACACACAGACATTCATCGCCCTGTGTGCCACAG ATTTCAGCTTCGCCATGAACCCCCCCTCCATGATCGCTTCGGGCAGCGTGGGGGCGGCAGTCTGCGGCCTGCAGCTGGACAAATCAGACCAGGCCCTGAGTCGAGACCGTTTGACTGACCTGCTGGCTAAGATCACCAACACAGAGGTG gccggtggtagctggtccactccaggattatga